Genomic window ([Chlorobium] sp. 445):
GCGATAAATTGTCTCTTCAGCTTGTTCATCATTGCCAGCGGTGCTGTAAATGACCAGATTGTAAGGTGTACCCTTGAGGGCTTCTTCGACACCGCGCAAAATTTCAATTGTGAAAGGCTCGACCATACTTGGCACGAGCAACCCGATTAAGTTTGTGCGCTGCTTGACTAAGCGATAGGCACTGGCGTTCGGCACATAATTTACCTGCTCGGCGATACGGCGCACCTTTGCTACCGTGCTTTCTTTGAACTTGCCCCGTCCATTGAGAATCATGGATACCGCAGCGGGTGTTAATCCTGCCATTTTTGCCACATCTTTCAGCGTAGCCGAGCCATTTTTCTGGTTTTTACGACTCGATTTCATAGCCTAATTGATAGGTCGCTCAAGTTAAGGTAAGAGTTCTATTTTCTCTTGCAGAGTGTCGCGAGAATTGCTACCCACAAACACGCTGAAACTCCCTGCTTCCAGCACAGGCTTAAAGTCTCGCCCTAAAAACATCAGGTCTTTTGCTGATAATTTAAACTCCACGGTCTTGCGTTCGCCGGCTTTGATGTAGACTTTCTGAAATCCTTTGAGTTCTTTTACAGGTCGAGTTATCGACGCATAGTCATCGCGCACGTAGAGTTGCACCACTTCCTCGCCATCCCGCGTGCTGGTATTGATGACCTCAACGCTGATACGCACGGTATCTGTTGCACGAAATTCCTTTTGGCTTACGCGCAAGTCTCGATACTCAAACTTGGAATACGATAGCCCATAGCCAAAGGGATACAGCGGCGAATTTTCTATGTCAATGTAGCGCGATTTATAGCGGTCTGCAGGATTCTGCGGATTGATTGGTCGACCCGTGTTTTTGTGGTTGTAGTAGATTGGGATTTGTCCTACGCTGCGTGGCACACTTATAGTAAGTTTCGCGCTTGGATTTTCATCACCGAAGAGTATGTCAGCGATGGCGTTACCGGCTTCTACACCCAAGTGCCATGCCTGCACGATTGCCGTTGCGTTCTCTGCTGCCCACACCAGTGCGAGCGGCCGCCCACTTGTGACAACAACGACCAACGGTTTGCCCGTTTTGTGTAATTCTTTCAGCAAGTCTTCTTGCACACCAGGCAAATCAATTGAAGCACGACTATGAGCCTCACCTGTCATATCGGCTGATTCACCGACCACTGCAATCACCACATCAGCTTGCTTGGCGATGCGAACGGCTTCAGCAAAGCCTGCTTTGGACATGGCTTGACGGCTACGACTGACTTCACAGCCTTTTGCATAAAGCACGCGTGTTGTGTTACTGACTTTCTTTTTCACACCATCCAGCGGCGTTATGACATCTTCAGCTCTGCCTACCATTTCCCACTCGCCCAGCATATCGCGTGCAGCCGTCGCTAAGCCGCCCACGACTGCAATCGTTTTGAGGTCTTTGCGTAGCGGTAAAAGATCCTGATCGTTTTTGAGCAATACAATTGATTTGCGTGCCATCTCTCGAGCGGCTTCACGGTGGTCAGGATTGAGCAGCGTGGCTTTTTCTCGCTCCACATCGCAGTAGCGAAAGGGATCATCGAAGAGACCTAGTTTGAATTTAGCTCGCAAAACACGACGCACAGCGGCATTGAGCGTTTGTTCCGAGATTTTGCCTGCGCGCACAGCGTTTGCTAAATTGACATAAAGTTCGCCTTCCATATCCATATCGACACCAGCGCGGAGTGCCAGTAGCGCTGCTTCTTCAGTGGTTTTCGCTGCGCCATGCACATGCACTTCATTGATTGATTCCCAGTCGCTCACGACAAAGCCCTTGAAATTCCACTCACGGCGCAAGATATCTGTCATCAGCATGGAATTGATGCTGGAGGGGATACCTGCAATCTCGTTAAAACTTGCCATAATGGTTTCCACGCCTGCATCCACGGCGGCTTTGAATGGTGGCAAGTAAATTTCGCGTAAGGTGCGCTCCGAGATGTCCACGGTGTTGTAGTCGCGTCCACCTTCGGCTGCACCGTAAGCTGCAAAGTGTTTTGCGCACGCAAGAATCGTATTAGGTGCACTTAGGGTCTCGCCCTGAAAGCCACGCACGCGTGCGGCTGCAATCAGCGATGCCAAGTAAGGATCTTCACCTGCCCCTTCAATGATTCTGCCCCAGCGCGGATCGCGTGCAATGTCGACCATCGGTGCAAAGGTCCAGTGAAGTCCTGCTGCTGCAGCTTCGGTTGCAGCAATGCGCGCGGAGCGCTCTATCAAGGCTAAGTCCCATGAACAGGACTCTGCTAGTGGAATGGGGAACGTGGTGCGAAAGCCATGAATCACATCGAAGCCGAAGAGCAAAGGGATTTTCAGACGCGATTGCAGTGCCATCTCCTGCGCCTTACGCGTAAGCTCTGCACCATAGACCATGAGCATTGAGCCAACCTTGCCCTGACGAATAAGTTCATATTGATGCGGTAAAATACCTGCTACACGTTTGAAGTTCGACAGGTCTCCTGCTAACTGATTAAGTTGTCCGAGTTTTTCTTCAAGGGTCATTTGCGCCAGCAGCGAATCAATTCGGCGCTCGAGGGTTTGTTCTGCAAGCTGGGCTTGTGTCACTGCCGTACAGAGCATGAATAGTGCAGTCAAAAGTTGTCGCATTGTTGAGTTAGATTATGGTTTTCCAAAAGGTGATGGTGGTACGTTCGTGCTGCCAAAGCGTGTAGGCTGATCGGTCATTTCAACATCAAGTTGTGCGCCTTGTATTAGTTCGCTGTGTCGTAGCCAGAGTCGATTCAAACGCTTACCATTGAGCTTCAGTGATTTGATGTATCGATTTTTATCCGATGTCTTAGGCGCATTGATGATCAGGCACTGACCGTTTTCTAAATGCACTGTTACTTTTCGGAAACACGGACTTGCTACAAAATACCAGTCTTGTCCAGCGTTTGGGAATATGCCGATTGCTGCCCACACAAGCCACGCAGAGAGTGTGCCGCTGTCATCATTGCCTGGCACGCCATCAGGTGTGGCTTTGAAGTTTTCTGCAATGAGTTGGCGCGTCCAAAATTGCGTGCGGTCGCCCCGACCAGCATAGAGGTATTGGAACGGCGCAAGCATACAGGGTTCATTTGAGAGCGAGAAGTAGCCTTTGGTAAAATCCGTATCGCGGCGAGCAAAGAGTGTATCCCACTTTGCCAGAAATGCTTTATTTCCACCCAGTCTCTTGATCAGACCGTAGAAGTCGTGTGGGACATAGCCTAAGTATTGCCATGCGGAGCCTTCATAGTAGTGCACTTCTGCACTCCATGCTGTTGCGGGCGGGAACACCCTTGCCGGATCGAAGGGTTCATCCCACTTGCCGTTAGATTTTTTAGGTCGAAAAAATCCTGTTTGTGCATCAAAGAGCTCGAAGATGCGCTGTGAGCGTGCTTTGAAGACGTGTGCTTCGTTACCACGCTTCAAGTAATTGCCAACAACCCAGACACAATAATCATTGTAGGCATATTCTAACGACTTGCTCACCGAGAGCCACTGCTTATCGCACGACAGCCAGCCTTTTTGTAGATACTCTGTGTAACGCCCTTTATGGGCAGTTAGACCAGAGGGTGCAGGCGCATCACCGGCTATGGTTGCATTTTTGAGTAGATACCGATAGGCTCGAGCAAGCTCGACACCCGGCAAGCGTTTTGCTGCTGCATCTGCAAAGAGCACATCGGCATTTGTGCCGCCTTGCATCACTGTGAATGCATTGCCTGTGAAGCCATCTGGGAGCCAACCGTAATAGTCGGCAAGGTCTAAGAGTGCCTGCAACATCTCTTGCTGCACGGTTGGGAAAAGTAATGTCAAGAGCGGATGAAGTGTGCGATAGCTATCCCAAATAGCAAAGTAATTAGTGAAGGCTTTGGCATTAGCACTTAACCCTTCAGGCGTTTCACCACTAATATCAGTTGGCATCAACAGCACATGATAGAGTGCGGTGTAGAAGATGATTTTCTTTTCATTGCTTGCTTCTTCAATTTCAATGCGCGAGAGCATACGGTTCCACTCCTCTTGCGTTTGTGCTCGCACTGCATCAAAGGATTGGTGCAAGTGCTCAAACTCTGCCAGATATGCGTCAGCATTTTGCGCACTGCGATAAGAGAGCGCAGCGACAAGTTCAATGGTTTTTTCATGACCCTCTGAGAGAAAGTTTAGCACCACACCACACGCTTCATTTTCACCTGCTGTTGTGCTCTCTGCATGAGCTATGGGTTGACCATTTTTCCAGATTGCGTAGGACAGTGGTGGTTCGCTGGTCTTTGCAGTGAAGTAAGCGATAAAGTCTGGTGGATTTGAGCCAAAGCCGCCCACAAATCGCCCAGAGAGATTCACCACTTGTCCATTTGCCTCTATGCTGGCTTTGCTTTCGAGTGCGTGCTGTGGGTATGCAGCATGGGCTGCATTGAAAATTAGCCGAAGCGTATCACCTTTTTTACCAGCGGCAAAGGTGTAGCGGTGGTGTGCTGTACGGGCTCGTGCTGTGAGTTCTACTTTTACTTGTGGTGCAGTGAGCCTTGTGGTGTAGTAGCCTGCATAGGCATACTCTTCCGTGCGTTCAGATTTGTAGCCAAACTCGGATAAGTCCACCGTATTACGTGCAGGCATAACGAGAAAATTACCGTATTCACCACTACCGATGCCACTGACTTGGTTATGCACGAAGCCAATGATATAGCGATTCTCAAAGCGGTAGCCCATGTTGCTCCACGCTCGCTCATCGGTGTGTGGCGAGAGCGCAATGAGTCCCCAAGCGTCGTCGCCCCCGGATGTGTGTTGCCGCCTGCTGCTGTGCCAATCAGCGGATTGACATAGTCAGCTGCGGTTTTGATCGCTTGAGCCTGCGCTGCCGAGTTTAGACTGATGCATAACACGACGAAGCACACCATCCACCTGCTACTAGTGCGCCAATATGTTTTGCTATACCTCATTTGTCTAACGATCTAAGTTATTTTTGCTCATTGAAGGCGGTGCTGCTTGTGGTGATTTACCCCAAGTTGGATGAGGTGTTGTGCCCATCTCAAACACTAACTTACCGCCCTGAACCATGTCCTGATGACGAATCCACACGGTCTCAATTAGTTTGCCATTGAACGTAATGGACTGAATGTAGCGGTTTTGCCTTGAGACATTTTTCGCTTCAATTGAAAGTGTTTTGCCCTTGCCCAGTTTGAGTGTTGCTTTCGGGAAGAGCGGCGAGCCAAAAACATAAATGGCTTCAGCAGGATTGACGGGATAAAAGCCTAACGCACTGAGCACATACCAAGCAGATACCTGACCGCAGTCATCGTTGCCGCATAAGCCCTCGCTAGTAGAATTGTAGAGTTCTGTAAGA
Coding sequences:
- a CDS encoding beta-glucosidase BglX, which produces MRQLLTALFMLCTAVTQAQLAEQTLERRIDSLLAQMTLEEKLGQLNQLAGDLSNFKRVAGILPHQYELIRQGKVGSMLMVYGAELTRKAQEMALQSRLKIPLLFGFDVIHGFRTTFPIPLAESCSWDLALIERSARIAATEAAAAGLHWTFAPMVDIARDPRWGRIIEGAGEDPYLASLIAAARVRGFQGETLSAPNTILACAKHFAAYGAAEGGRDYNTVDISERTLREIYLPPFKAAVDAGVETIMASFNEIAGIPSSINSMLMTDILRREWNFKGFVVSDWESINEVHVHGAAKTTEEAALLALRAGVDMDMEGELYVNLANAVRAGKISEQTLNAAVRRVLRAKFKLGLFDDPFRYCDVEREKATLLNPDHREAAREMARKSIVLLKNDQDLLPLRKDLKTIAVVGGLATAARDMLGEWEMVGRAEDVITPLDGVKKKVSNTTRVLYAKGCEVSRSRQAMSKAGFAEAVRIAKQADVVIAVVGESADMTGEAHSRASIDLPGVQEDLLKELHKTGKPLVVVVTSGRPLALVWAAENATAIVQAWHLGVEAGNAIADILFGDENPSAKLTISVPRSVGQIPIYYNHKNTGRPINPQNPADRYKSRYIDIENSPLYPFGYGLSYSKFEYRDLRVSQKEFRATDTVRISVEVINTSTRDGEEVVQLYVRDDYASITRPVKELKGFQKVYIKAGERKTVEFKLSAKDLMFLGRDFKPVLEAGSFSVFVGSNSRDTLQEKIELLP